Part of the Spinacia oleracea cultivar Varoflay chromosome 5, BTI_SOV_V1, whole genome shotgun sequence genome, ATTAGTTGTCAAAGATAAGACAACAGAATTAATTGTCAAAGAGAAGGCAACACTTGATTTAGGGTCCAAAGAGAAGACAACACTGAAGTTAACGGCCAAGGTAAACCATATGCTTCCCACTCCCCTGTGCTTCAACACTGAAATCAAAACTGAACTTTTCATGCTAGCTTAACATTATTGTTACAGGGAAATTCATGCTCAAATAAGTTGGAGTCGAAATCGAAGTCGAAGAACTCTAAGACGGCCAAAGAGATGGTaggtagttgtgatcgtaaaACTGAAGAATCAGCCGCCAAAAGTAAGAAGCAAAATTTGGCAGACGAcacaattcaaggtcttggcccATCATGCAATTATTTGAAGTTTATCATCAATACGGCGCCCGGTGATGTATATaaaaatacttcaatcccattaCCCGCTTCGGTTTGGCATTATGACGAAGATCGACAAACTTATGTAAATGAGGTTGACGTTGAAGAGTTCCTTAGAGGGGCGTGCCTCAACATTTCAGTGATCCAAGTCTATATGATGTAAACTTTTCCAtcgatatttttgtttttggttttgtcaactataatagtttttgaaatttttgcattATACATTTACTTTGTAGGTGTTTATTCCACGAACACACCTTTGCATTTGACAACTCTCAGATTGGGTTTGTTTGTCCCGAGGCAATGTCAAGCTCTAGAATCAAGGCCAACCCTCAGGCTGCATCAATGTATTTGAAAGTAGTTTTCAatgctgaaattgaaaaggagaagaagGGTGATCCTAACATTACCAAGTGGTTTTTGATCCCATACCATCAAGAGTAAGTGTTAGAGATTGATCGATATTTGGTAAATAGCTATGTTATTGTTATTTTCATGCATAAGGTTGCAATAACATTTATATATAATGCAGAaatcattggattttgtacgtGTTAGACCTACGTAGAGGTTGTGCGTATATTTTCGACTCTGCGATAGGTTCCAACCGAGAAAATAGTGCATGGGGAATCTTGTGTTTGTAAGTTACTTTCAattctttttaagttatttcttttcgtgccgaatcagattcatgaagttttactcaacttccagggcataccaagtgtacaagtttAATGATGGGATTTGTCCGAATAGAGCGACTATGCAGGGGTTGAAAGGCTTCCATGTAAAGGTATATCATGCTTACTAATtagctttacttttttttttgggtaactacttggatatataatttatgatttatctccaaatcagtgtgctcaacaagtcggcgcccgcgagtgtggctattacgttatgaagttcatgcatGAAATAGTCACGTTACACCATAAAACTGATGAGCGGTTAGACAATGTTCGTTCTTTTACCATATGTTAGTTGAACTACTAATACTAGTACTTTTACgtagtagaattcttaatttacaagtagcattacttatcatgttacttatttcaggcttacactccaagaaatgcgccttataccgatgaggaaatagatgtggttcgtgagcaatgggctaagttttttacaaccgagtatttatttacttaggttgtttagacacaaagatggaagcgtttatatcttcatggatttggtaaagttctttaatttttccataattacaagtctgctggatttgctaatttattgctttgaatactaATCTGCTGGTCTTGCTGCTGTTGCATGTGAATTCTGATCTGGTGGTCTTTAGAATTTCACTTCCATCTGTGTGTTTCTCCTCTGTTTGCttctgtttagagctaaaatgacatttccgctcccaactttgaactaaagaacctaaggactcatttgattcttattacatgtctaatatacatagttttaactttctaaaactcattcgaatctatttatgcacatttaaggctcattaggtcgttataggtcatgtttagagctaaaatgacatttccgctcccaactttgaactaaagaacctaaggactcatttgattcttattacatgactaatatacatagttttaactttctaaaactcattcgaatctatttatgcacatttaaggctcattaggtcgttataggtcatgtttagagctaaaatgacatttccgctcccaactttgaactaaaaaacctaaggactcatttgattcttattacatgattaatatg contains:
- the LOC130460900 gene encoding uncharacterized protein translates to MMCLFHEHTFAFDNSQIGFVCPEAMSSSRIKANPQAASMYLKVVFNAEIEKEKKGDPNITKWFLIPYHQENHWILYVLDLRRGCAYIFDSAIGSNRENSAWGILCLAYQVYKFNDGICPNRATMQGLKGFHVKVYHAY